Proteins encoded within one genomic window of Porphyromonadaceae bacterium W3.11:
- a CDS encoding adenosylcobinamide-GDP ribazoletransferase has translation MSQLTNDIWATFTALTRIPFWRIKEVPKEHFKHVVDHWSLLGWLTGGIMAGVLWLSGQVFPLTVAVVIAFIARLLITGAIHEDGLMDLCDGLGGGTTRERVLAIMKDSHTGAYATIGFVSYVVLWVSLLSGMTLEVAVTVVFIADPLSKFMASHLPMLLPYARKEEDSKMQVEYRRYPPLYKWLLSALFGLLPIILMPKEGLGILLMSTIMLFVIYALLKKRIAGYTGDCMGATFLLCEVFGYFGVYLMCVI, from the coding sequence ATGAGCCAGCTTACGAATGATATATGGGCTACCTTTACCGCTCTGACACGTATCCCTTTTTGGAGAATAAAAGAGGTCCCCAAGGAACACTTTAAGCATGTTGTTGATCACTGGAGTCTTCTTGGTTGGCTTACGGGTGGGATCATGGCTGGTGTGCTCTGGCTATCAGGACAAGTTTTTCCGCTTACTGTTGCAGTTGTTATTGCTTTTATCGCAAGACTACTTATTACAGGAGCTATTCATGAAGATGGATTGATGGATCTGTGTGATGGATTGGGTGGTGGAACTACTCGAGAGAGGGTCCTAGCGATAATGAAAGACTCGCATACAGGCGCGTATGCTACTATAGGCTTTGTTTCGTACGTTGTGTTATGGGTGTCATTACTCAGTGGGATGACGTTGGAGGTAGCTGTTACGGTGGTCTTTATTGCTGATCCGCTCTCAAAATTCATGGCATCACATCTCCCGATGTTACTACCTTATGCTCGAAAAGAGGAAGATAGTAAAATGCAAGTAGAGTATCGTCGTTACCCGCCTCTTTATAAGTGGTTGCTATCAGCCTTATTTGGGCTATTACCCATTATTCTGATGCCCAAAGAGGGGCTAGGGATACTTCTGATGAGTACTATTATGCTTTTTGTGATTTATGCATTATTAAAGAAGCGTATCGCTGGATATACTGGAGATTGTATGGGGGCAACCTTTCTATTATGTGAGGTTTTTGGTTATTTTGGAGTATATTTGATGTGCGTCATATAA
- the cobC gene encoding alpha-ribazole phosphatase family protein, whose amino-acid sequence MSKELWVVRHTAVDMPKGVCYGRTDVGLLDTFEMESQEVAIKLQSFEPDAVFSSPLSRATRLARAVGYDPQLDERLLEQNFGEWELKYYDDITDPQLQKWYENYVDEVPTGGESFRAQVERVGKFIDEIRASEFQKILVFAHGGVQMATGAYLGLYSMKDAPKHFQGYGSVIKYDI is encoded by the coding sequence ATGAGTAAAGAACTATGGGTCGTTCGCCATACTGCAGTAGATATGCCTAAGGGTGTTTGCTATGGCAGGACGGATGTGGGACTATTGGATACATTTGAGATGGAGTCCCAAGAGGTCGCTATTAAGCTTCAGTCCTTTGAGCCTGATGCTGTCTTTAGCAGTCCTCTCTCTAGAGCTACACGGCTAGCAAGAGCGGTCGGGTATGATCCCCAATTAGATGAAAGGCTATTGGAACAAAATTTTGGAGAATGGGAGCTAAAGTATTATGATGATATTACAGATCCTCAGTTACAAAAGTGGTATGAGAACTACGTTGATGAAGTCCCTACTGGGGGTGAATCTTTTAGAGCACAAGTAGAAAGGGTAGGGAAGTTTATTGATGAGATTCGTGCATCGGAGTTCCAAAAGATTTTAGTATTTGCTCATGGAGGTGTACAGATGGCTACAGGAGCATATTTAGGTTTGTATTCAATGAAGGATGCTCCAAAGCACTTTCAAGGTTACGGAAGTGTTATTAAATACGATATATAA
- a CDS encoding DUF6242 domain-containing protein, with protein MKSYKPVIKYIGGIMFMMLLFVSCNDKSQNGVSPRYTEHTSPAKVTVKFPKSSKLSEMEFHIDNNKMRIFNKDYFPYKSQVDSVYLRMIVSTKATVKILNETTKKTIVYLPTDTGKIDLTGGRLRVSIEVEKEPTIVYDMRLLTYSYDPSQYTWEKVSSELPVAAINSKVIMHKGERYWISENKSSQLSLYKVTLNPLTFSKEDGAKLPLGFNPTSILVDKYDNAWGLDADGALYVSDNLKDWNNVQLGDVCLTMLLSDVSALSETSEISAVGFSKADENIYFTFTIGKNGIIKRDKEALSPIFPVRDAFVYTYEIGGIQHSYILGGVMKDGKPAPTSFFTSDGVRWGKTPYTGDKQDVPSKGGLFLRSPIDQGVFIIGGLYDGNPSNVIKSSMDRGTTWSELIKNQAPGSTFDARINSSGMILDKEKDIEFYIFGGITSGTPSTEIWHGWLDRSAGIINDF; from the coding sequence ATGAAAAGCTATAAGCCAGTAATTAAATATATTGGAGGCATTATGTTCATGATGCTTCTATTTGTGTCTTGCAATGATAAAAGTCAGAATGGTGTATCGCCTCGCTATACAGAGCATACATCACCTGCTAAAGTCACTGTGAAGTTTCCAAAGTCAAGCAAGTTGTCAGAAATGGAATTTCATATTGACAATAATAAGATGAGAATCTTTAATAAGGATTATTTCCCTTACAAGAGCCAAGTTGATTCTGTATATTTGAGGATGATTGTGAGCACAAAGGCAACAGTTAAGATCCTAAATGAAACCACTAAGAAAACGATTGTTTACCTCCCAACAGACACTGGTAAAATTGACTTGACTGGAGGTCGTCTGAGAGTCTCAATTGAGGTCGAGAAAGAGCCGACCATCGTGTATGATATGCGATTGCTGACTTATAGTTATGACCCATCTCAATATACATGGGAAAAGGTGTCCTCCGAGTTACCTGTTGCAGCTATTAATAGCAAAGTGATTATGCACAAAGGGGAGAGGTATTGGATATCGGAAAACAAAAGTAGTCAACTATCTCTTTATAAGGTAACACTTAATCCACTTACTTTTAGTAAGGAAGACGGTGCTAAATTGCCGCTTGGATTCAACCCCACTTCTATATTAGTTGATAAGTATGACAACGCGTGGGGACTAGATGCGGATGGGGCCCTTTATGTGAGTGATAATCTTAAAGATTGGAATAATGTCCAATTGGGCGATGTTTGTCTCACAATGCTTCTTTCTGATGTCTCAGCTCTGTCTGAAACCAGCGAGATTTCGGCAGTGGGATTTTCTAAAGCAGATGAAAATATATATTTTACTTTCACAATTGGGAAGAATGGTATCATTAAACGTGATAAAGAGGCCTTGAGTCCTATATTTCCTGTAAGAGATGCTTTTGTGTACACCTATGAGATTGGGGGGATACAGCATTCTTATATTCTAGGAGGGGTTATGAAAGATGGGAAGCCAGCACCTACAAGTTTCTTTACCTCAGATGGTGTTAGATGGGGTAAGACTCCATATACAGGAGACAAACAAGACGTGCCAAGCAAGGGAGGATTATTTCTTAGGTCACCTATTGATCAAGGGGTATTTATAATTGGTGGACTCTATGATGGGAATCCATCTAATGTCATAAAGTCTAGCATGGATAGGGGCACGACTTGGAGCGAGTTGATTAAGAATCAAGCTCCAGGTAGTACCTTCGATGCAAGAATCAATTCATCAGGTATGATTTTGGACAAAGA